The region GATGATGTCGACGCGGCGATTTTGAGCGCGGCCCTCAGCGGTGCTGTTGCTGGCGACGGGATGGAATTCGGCATAACCGGCGGCGGAGAGATTGGCGGGATCGATGGGGCCGCGTTCGAGCAGAAGACGTGCGATGGCTGTGGCGCGCGCGGTGGATAACTCCCAGTTAGTGGGGAACTGTGAGTTGTGGATGGGAACGTTGTCGGTGTGGCCTTCGATGCGTAGCGGGCCTTGGGGCAAGGTCATCGCCAGGCTCGACAGCATGGGGATGGAGGCGGCGCGGACTTCGGCTGAACCGGAGGGAAAGAAGCCGGCTTCGTGCAGCGAGATGACGAGGCCATCGGTCGTGATGCGCATGGTTACGCTGCCGGGTGGAATGTGGCCTGCGGCGATTTGTTCGGCGAGAAGTTTGTTGAGATGCTTTTCGGTCTCCTCCGCAGTTTCGATTCGGACTGAGGGAAGCGGAAGGGGAAGGGCAGCGGGCGTTGTGTTGACCGGGGCGGCATGACGGTCTGTTAATGGCGGCGTCTTCGAGTGGGCTTCAAAGACGCCCATCGGTGTGAACGCGCTCTGCATGGCCTCCGAGAGCTCGGTCTGCTTTGCTTTATTTGACTGACTGGAGGCGAAGAGGACGACGAAAAATGCGAAGAGCAGCGTGATGAAGTCGGCATAGGAGACCAGCCAGCGCTCGTGATTGACGTGCTCGTGCTTCTTCTTGCGGCTCATGCTGTGACGACCTCGGTTAGTTTGTCGGGTTTGCTATCGAAGAGGAAGGTGCGAAGCTTGGTCTCGATCATGCGTGGATTCATCCCTTCGAGAATGGAGATTACGCCTTCGAGCATCATCTCTTTAATCATCTGTTCTTCGCGTTGGCGAATCTTGAGCTTGCCTGCGGCGGGAAGGAAGACGAGGTTTGCGAGCGCCACGCCATAGATGGTAGCGACGAAGGCTACGGCGATGCCGCGGCCGACCTCGTCGATGTTGTTGAGGTGCTGCATGACTTGAATCAGTCCGATGACGGCGCCGATGATGCCGACTGTGGGAGAGTATCCACCGGCAGCTTCGAAGACCTGCGGAATCTTCTCTTCCATCTCGGTCTTGTTGTCGATCTCCATTTGCATGATCTTGCGGACTTCGGTGGGTTCGGTGCCGTCGATCGCAAGGGTCAGCGCTTGTTTGAGGAAGGGATCGGCGACTGTGGAGAGATCCTGATCGAGCGAGACGATGCCGCTTCTTCGCGCCTTGTTGGCGAACTTTACGATTTGGGCTACGACCTCTTCACCATCGGAGCCGTGCGACCGGAAGATGGTCATCGC is a window of Edaphobacter dinghuensis DNA encoding:
- a CDS encoding flagellar motor protein produces the protein MDFASIGGIALAIIGIMAGMMIEGGSISQVTQPTAAMIVVGGTMGAVLLQFPLKIFMTALKQAMTIFRSHGSDGEEVVAQIVKFANKARRSGIVSLDQDLSTVADPFLKQALTLAIDGTEPTEVRKIMQMEIDNKTEMEEKIPQVFEAAGGYSPTVGIIGAVIGLIQVMQHLNNIDEVGRGIAVAFVATIYGVALANLVFLPAAGKLKIRQREEQMIKEMMLEGVISILEGMNPRMIETKLRTFLFDSKPDKLTEVVTA
- a CDS encoding flagellar motor protein MotB; amino-acid sequence: MSRKKKHEHVNHERWLVSYADFITLLFAFFVVLFASSQSNKAKQTELSEAMQSAFTPMGVFEAHSKTPPLTDRHAAPVNTTPAALPLPLPSVRIETAEETEKHLNKLLAEQIAAGHIPPGSVTMRITTDGLVISLHEAGFFPSGSAEVRAASIPMLSSLAMTLPQGPLRIEGHTDNVPIHNSQFPTNWELSTARATAIARLLLERGPIDPANLSAAGYAEFHPVASNSTAEGRAQNRRVDIILLRHPATSR